In Haliotis asinina isolate JCU_RB_2024 chromosome 16, JCU_Hal_asi_v2, whole genome shotgun sequence, the following are encoded in one genomic region:
- the LOC137267985 gene encoding ran guanine nucleotide release factor-like has product MDTTMSDVRELFGGCLSAVLPPGVKDVSELREIPDNQEVFVHPVTDQSLIIEILEYVEEPDEQAIRTHFDDVADSNGAASNEDNTLQHTEQVDKSKTRMSECDKIYYILGQQRVSKFKESSKNLINVHMGLFRLPKYTTDILVTFNDPVSIDPDSSSHAAVPVSANRWMEEEFQSLVKSLSIDDPSIFT; this is encoded by the exons ATGGACACCACTATGTCAGATGTTCGAGAGCTGTTTGGAGGATGTCTGTCAGCTGTCTTGCCGCCTGGTGTCAAAGATGTTAG TGAACTGCGAGAGATTCCGGACAACCAAGAGGTGTTTGTCCACCCTGTGACTGATCAGAGCCTCATCATCGAGATCTTGGAGTATGTGGAGGAACCGGATGAACAAGCAATCAG aACCCATTTCGATGATGTTGCAGACAGCAATGGAGCAGCCAGCAACGAGGACAACACACTGCAGCACACAGAGCAGGTTGACAAGTCAAAGACCAGAATGTCAGA ATGTGACAAGATCTACTACATCCTGGGCCAACAGAGAGTGTCAAAGTTCAAAGAGTCTTCTAAGAATCTAATTAatgtgcacatgggcttgttcCGCCTGCCTAAGTACACCACAGACATCCTTGTGACCTTCAACGATCCCGTCAGCATTGA CCCAGACAGCAGTAGTCACGCAGCAGTTCCAGTTTCGGCCAACAGATGGATGGAAGAAGAGTTCCAGAGTCTAGTGAAGTCACTCAGCATTGACGACCCATCCATCTTCACATGA